TGAAATCAGGTCAGCGAGCAAAATTTCGCTTCCCAAATAGCCGAGAAATCTACACATCGCGATTGTCTCCTACGTCTAGCGCGGCTAAACGGATTCTACATAATCAAGCGGGCGACGCGTGAATTCTTCCATACACCCTTCCGAACAAAAAAAGTAGTCTTTGCCATCATAATTCAACGAATAGCTGGCGGCTTCTTCGTCAATCTCCATTTTACAAACCAAGTCTATAATCATCATGTTCTCCTTAAATGTGCGGCAAAGCAGGCCGTACTCTGACAAAGCGTATCCGACCTTAATGATGTGTCGGGTCCTTTTTTAGTATTTCAGCACGGAGCAGGAAGCTGCCGTCTGTGACGATCTTGTCGCCGACATTCAGCCCTTCGAGAACGACAAACCTACCGTTGTTTTCTTTGCCGAGACGCACCGGCTTTATATTAAAGACATTTGGTTTGTCGGTGGCGACGAAAACAACCTGTTTGTCGTTCATATTTTGGACGGCAGACGACGGGATCATCGGCATTGTGCGTTCGGCCATCCCACCCGCGCCAAAGGCGACGTTTACGTACATTCCGATCTTCAAGACTTGTCCCGGATTGTCGAGTTCGACTCTGACTTGTGCGGTGCGTGTTTCGGGGCTGATATTTGGGTCGATGTAGGTTACGTGACCGCGAAAGAGCCTGTCAGGATAGGCGCCGGTTGTAACGCTTGCTCCGCTTCCATCACGAACTGATGAAAGGTCCTTTTCAAAGACCTGAGCGATAACCCAAACGCTTGCGAGATTTGTAACACGCATCAATTCCTTGTTTGCCTCGACAACTTCACCCGCGTTTACGTCTCGCTTTGTGATCGTGCCTGATATAGGCGCAATCAATGCGATCTCCGACGTTATTTGCGATGGGGAGCGGAGCGAATTTACTTTTTGCGGTGACAAACCTAGCAACAAGAGTCTTTGCTTGGCGGTCGCAAGGTCGGATTCGGCCGTTTGGCGTTTGACGGCGGCCTGCTCAAATTCGTTTCGGCTGACAGGATTGATCTCGGCGACCTTGACGGCACGGTCAAATCTTTTTTTCGCTTCTTCAACGTCCGCCTCCGACGCTCGTACTTTTGTCGTGGCCTGCTCAAATTCCTCGCGGCTGACAGCCCCTATTTCAAGTAACTTAAGCGTACGGTCATGTCTCTTACGGTTTTCTTCCAGCTCAGCCTGAACGGTTTTTAACCGCGCCAACATTTGGTCAACGTCTGTATTGCTCACGGGGCTGATCTTAACGAGTTTTGCCGTCCGGTCGTAGTTTTGCCGTGCGGCCTGAGCGTCGGTTTGCAAGGCCAGATAGCGCGATTGAGACGCTGCAAGTTCATCGCTGAAGATAACGGCAAGCGTTTGGCCTTTGCCAACATACTGGCCTAGTTCGCCACTAACGGATCGGAGTACCCCACCGAGAAGTGAGATCACCGGCGTTTCTTTGTAGGCATTTGACTGGACGACGCCGGTCGAGGCCCCATCCATTGCTTCACTCGATAACGTTTCGCCAACCGTTTCGATCTTCAAGCCGATCTTTTCAACCTGATCGGGCAGAATGGTGACAGTTTGTTCGGCCGTAGTTTCTGTTGCTTGTCCGGTGCTGTTGTCGTCGAATGTGACCGTCCGTGGAGCCGGGACGGCATTTCCACCCTCACGCGAGCCCAAATACCAAAAAAGTAACACTCCCGCTAGGACAACGCCGATGACCGATAATGCGATATACAGCGGCTTTCGATTCGGTGTTGGCTTCGAGTTTTCGCCCATTTCTGTTTCTTTATTGAACTCTTCGTTATTCTCTTCGGTCATTTCTTTTTTAACTCCGGTGCATTGGTCGCCCGCATGATCTCAATGTTTGCTATGTATGTTTCGAGTCCGGCATCGATCAATTCGTTCTCGACATCGAGAAAACGCCGTTGCTCGGCAATGTAGTCAAGCAAACTTCTCGAACCAAGTTCGTAGGTTTGCCAAATTACCTGCAAATTAGAATTTGCCTGATCGCGAACGCCGTTTTGAAAGATCGACAATGACCGCGCCGAACGGTTATATCGAGCGAAGGCCACGGCAACTTCGCGCCGGATAGTAAGTTCGCCAAACTCAATTCGCCTCTGAGCCGCTTCTCGCTCGAATTTGGCGGCTTCGACCGCTCCTTGATTTCGGTTGAGCAGCGGAAGATCGATTTCAACCCCAAAGGTGAAAAAGTGAAATACATCCTGAATGGGCCGCAAAAGGCCGCGATCATCAAAACCGCTGAGCATAAAGCCGGTGTTCATGCGCTGGTAACCCGCCTTGACGCTTGCGTCGATCCGCCCTTCAGACTTTGCCTTTTCGATTTGTGCGACAGCCAGTTGGTCCATTGTCCTTGCACCTTGCAGATCGGGACGCTCACGCAAAGCGTAATCGGTTGATCCAGAGACTGAAGGCGGCGTTGCGATTAGGTTATTGAAATCGCCGCGAAGACGCAGCGGGTCTTCCGGCTTCATCCCAATCATATTGCGAAGCTCGAACATTGC
The sequence above is a segment of the Acidobacteriota bacterium genome. Coding sequences within it:
- a CDS encoding YHS domain-containing protein, encoding MIIDLVCKMEIDEEAASYSLNYDGKDYFFCSEGCMEEFTRRPLDYVESV
- a CDS encoding efflux RND transporter periplasmic adaptor subunit; this encodes MTEENNEEFNKETEMGENSKPTPNRKPLYIALSVIGVVLAGVLLFWYLGSREGGNAVPAPRTVTFDDNSTGQATETTAEQTVTILPDQVEKIGLKIETVGETLSSEAMDGASTGVVQSNAYKETPVISLLGGVLRSVSGELGQYVGKGQTLAVIFSDELAASQSRYLALQTDAQAARQNYDRTAKLVKISPVSNTDVDQMLARLKTVQAELEENRKRHDRTLKLLEIGAVSREEFEQATTKVRASEADVEEAKKRFDRAVKVAEINPVSRNEFEQAAVKRQTAESDLATAKQRLLLLGLSPQKVNSLRSPSQITSEIALIAPISGTITKRDVNAGEVVEANKELMRVTNLASVWVIAQVFEKDLSSVRDGSGASVTTGAYPDRLFRGHVTYIDPNISPETRTAQVRVELDNPGQVLKIGMYVNVAFGAGGMAERTMPMIPSSAVQNMNDKQVVFVATDKPNVFNIKPVRLGKENNGRFVVLEGLNVGDKIVTDGSFLLRAEILKKDPTHH